The genomic segment CGCGTTTCCCCGTCGGCAGGATGGGGAAGCGCGACTTTACGTAAACAGGGTTTGAAACCGGGGGCATCCGGAATGACCGACAGTTCCGCAGCGCAAAGCTCGGTGGATTTCAGGCCATATCTGGATGTGGCAAGAAAAATCGGTGGGGGCATCTTCATGCTGATCCTCACCTTTATCGGGCTGACCGCGATCACGTTTATCATCGGTCGCATCATGCCCAACGATCCCGTTGTTGCCATCGTCGGTGACCGGGCCTCCAAGGAAGTCTATGATGCAATGTATCTCCAGCTCGGCCTCGATAAGCCGATCTGGCAGCAATATCTCATTTTTCTGGGCGATATCCTGCGGGGAGATTTTGGAAGTTCGGTGATGACCGGGCAGCCTGTTCTGGAGGACATCAAGCGCTTTTTCCCGGCGACCCTCGAATTGGCGACGATCGCGACGGTCGTAGGCGTGATTATTGGAGTCCCTGCCGGTGTGCTGGCTGCGGTCCGGCAGGGCACGCTGATCGATCACGTGGTGCGCGTTGTCGGGCTGCTGGGCCATTCCATACCGATCTTCTGGCTCGGTATGGTCGCACTCCTGGTGTTTTACGCAAAGCTCGACTGGGTTGCCGGTCCGGGGCGCATCGATTTCTTCTATGACGGGATTGTCGATCCGGTGACCGGGGTCATCATGATCGATGCTGCGATCGCCGGGGAATGGGACGTTTTTCATAACGCGCTATCCCACGTCATCCTGCCAGCCTCCATGCTTGCAATTTATTCGCTTGCCTATATCGCCCGCATGACGCGCTCGTTTATGCTGGATCAGCTTAATCAGGAATATGTCCTGACGGCGCGCGTCAAAGGGCTGCGCGAAGGCACGGTGATCTGGTATCACGCATTCCGGAACGTGCTTGTTCAGCTGATCACGATCATCGGCCTGACCTACGCAAGCTTGCTGGAAGGATCGGTTTTGACCGAAACCGTTTTCGCCTGGCCCGGGATCGGCCAATACATCACCAACTCGCTGTTCAATGCGGATATGAACGCGGTGATCGGTGGGACGCTTGTCGTCGGGATCTCCTTTGTGTTCATCAACATGCTGTCCGATATGCTTTATCGGATCGTCGACCCGAGGGCCAAGTGATGTCGCAAACCAGCCTCGGTCAGACGCCTGAAGCCTCCTGGTTGCTTGCTGATACCCCGCGCAATGCGTTCCAGGCCAAGTGCCAGAGGATTTACATCGGTTGGCTCGCCTTCAAGGGCAATCCGATTGCCATGTTCGGACTGGCGATCGTTCTGTTCCTCTGTTTTGTGGCCCTGTTCGCACCTTGGATTGCAGGGGGCGATGGCACGACACAGGATCTAGCAAACCGCCTGGCCCCGCCAAGTGCAGACCACTGGTTCGGAACGGATGAACTCGGCAGGGACATATTTGCCAGAATAGTCTGGGGGTCCCGGGTCACGCTTTACATCATTTTCCTGGTGTCCATCATTGTCATGCCGATCGGCCTGATCATCGGAACCACGGCAGGTCTTCTGGGCGGCGTTGTCGATGCGACACTGATGCGCATCACCGACATCTTCCTCGCCTTTCCGCGTCTCATTCTCGCACTCGCCTTTGTGGCGGTTCTCGGACCCGGACTGGAAAACGCCGTTCTGGCCATTGCGCTGACGACGTGGTCTCCATACGCGCGACTTGCCCGCGCCGAAACGCTGACCCTTCGCAACAGTGAGTACATCATGGCTGCGCAGATCATGGGGGCGTCGCGGATCAGGATCCTTTTTGCGCACATTATGCCCATGTGCCTGTCTTCAACGATTGTCCGGCTGACGCTCGACATGGCGGGCATTATCCTGACGGCGGCCGGACTGGGCTTCCTGGGGCTTGGCGCACAGCCGCCGCTCGCCGAA from the Roseibium sp. HPY-6 genome contains:
- a CDS encoding ABC transporter permease, with the translated sequence MLILTFIGLTAITFIIGRIMPNDPVVAIVGDRASKEVYDAMYLQLGLDKPIWQQYLIFLGDILRGDFGSSVMTGQPVLEDIKRFFPATLELATIATVVGVIIGVPAGVLAAVRQGTLIDHVVRVVGLLGHSIPIFWLGMVALLVFYAKLDWVAGPGRIDFFYDGIVDPVTGVIMIDAAIAGEWDVFHNALSHVILPASMLAIYSLAYIARMTRSFMLDQLNQEYVLTARVKGLREGTVIWYHAFRNVLVQLITIIGLTYASLLEGSVLTETVFAWPGIGQYITNSLFNADMNAVIGGTLVVGISFVFINMLSDMLYRIVDPRAK
- a CDS encoding ABC transporter permease, with the protein product MSQTSLGQTPEASWLLADTPRNAFQAKCQRIYIGWLAFKGNPIAMFGLAIVLFLCFVALFAPWIAGGDGTTQDLANRLAPPSADHWFGTDELGRDIFARIVWGSRVTLYIIFLVSIIVMPIGLIIGTTAGLLGGVVDATLMRITDIFLAFPRLILALAFVAVLGPGLENAVLAIALTTWSPYARLARAETLTLRNSEYIMAAQIMGASRIRILFAHIMPMCLSSTIVRLTLDMAGIILTAAGLGFLGLGAQPPLAEWGAMIASGRDYLLDQWWVPTIPGIAILVVSLGFNLLGDGLRDVLDPRSSGGH